The Diabrotica virgifera virgifera chromosome 10, PGI_DIABVI_V3a genome has a window encoding:
- the LOC126893075 gene encoding uncharacterized protein LOC126893075: MCSICKGNYFHESCAEKSGAMKGNTIKCGQCAKSEVKSDEVDFSSNKSKEISEFQKLFQKMEESMEFLSSKFDTLTVENQNALRELRDMKRENIQLKTKVSQLEKRICELEIKEFSCNLEIHGTQIKNEDPKEVLMEIANDLLSCNFNSQDVSDCFKQETKNGAIIVAKMRSRDIKTKFIKARKNRKMESNMLSCNKNKENTSKIYINEQLTFTNRNLFNIAYKLKKERKYKYCWTKNGRVYVKKSDDSEPIYIHNEDIIKTL; encoded by the coding sequence ATGTGCAGTATTTGTAAGGGAAATTATTTTCACGAGAGTTGTGCAGAAAAATCTGGAGCAATGAAAGGAAATACAATCAAATGTGGTCAATGTGCAAAAAGTGAGGTTAAGTCGGATGAAGTCGATTTTTCTTCAAACAAATCAAAGGAAATCTCAGAGTTTCAAAAGTTATTTCAGAAAATGGAAGAATCTATGGAATTCCTGAGCAGCAAATTTGATACTCTTACAGTGGAAAATCAAAATGCATTACGGGAATTGCGAGATATGAAAAGAGAAAATATCCAATTAAAAACCAAAGTTAGCCAGCTGGAAAAAAGAATCTGTGAACTAGAAATCAAAGAATTTTCCTGTAACCTAGAGATTCACGGAACTCAAATCAAAAATGAAGATCCCAAAGAAGTTCTAATGGAAATTGCTAATGATCTTTTATCATGTAATTTTAATAGTCAAGATGTGTCAGACTGCTTCAAACAAGAAACCAAAAATGGAGCAATAATTGTTGCAAAGATGAGATCACGTGATATAAAAACTAAGTTTATCAAAGCACGAAAAAATCGTAAAATGGAATCTAATATGCTGAGTTGCAACAAAAACAAAGAGAATACTTCAAAGATCTATATAAACGAGCAGCTCACCTTTACAAACAGAAACTTGTTTAACATTGcatataaattaaaaaaggaAAGGAAATACAAATACTGTTGGACAAAAAATGGTAGggtatatgtaaaaaaatctgaTGATTCTGAGCCAATTTACATTCACAATGAGGATATTATCAAAACTCTTTAA